One window of the Bos indicus x Bos taurus breed Angus x Brahman F1 hybrid chromosome 8, Bos_hybrid_MaternalHap_v2.0, whole genome shotgun sequence genome contains the following:
- the LOC113897186 gene encoding olfactory receptor 13C7-like: MRWMESETNGANQTVVTEFVLLGLHDHHNLEMVLFVLCLGIYSVNVLGNALLIGLNMLDPRLHTPMYFFLSNLALMDICGTSSFVPLMLANFLETQSTISFPGCALQMYLTLALGSTECVLLAMMACDRYVAICQPLRYSELMNRQTCTWMVALSWGAAFANSLLQSILTWSLPFCGHNIINHFFCEILAVLKLACGDISLNALLIMVASSVLTLAPLLLIFLSYVFILTAILRVPSAAGRHKAFSTCSAHLTVVVIFYGTISFMYFKPKAKDLYLDKLLALFYGVVTPSLNPIIYSLRNEEVKAATIALLRGDLSRKMAPFPVVL; encoded by the coding sequence atgagatggatggagAGTGAGACGAATGGGGCAAACCAGACGGTCGTGACAGAGTTTGTCCTGCTGGGGCTACACGACCACCACAACCTAGAGATGGTCCTGTTTGTGCTCTGCCTGGGCATCTACTCTGTGAACGTGCTGGGGAATGCCCTCCTCATTGGGCTGAACATGCTGGACCCCCgcctgcacacccccatgtacttcttcctcagcaACCTCGCCCTCATGGACATCTGTGGCACATCCTCCTTCGTGCCTCTCATGCTGGCCAACTTCCTGGAAACCCAAAGCACCATCTCCTTCCCTGGCTGTGCCCTGCAGATGTACCTGACCCTGGCGCTGGGCTCCACAGAGTGCGTGCTCCTGGCCATGATGGCGTGTGACCGGTACGTGGCCATCTGCCAGCCGCTTCGCTACTCAGAGCTCATGAACCGGCAGACGTGCACGTGGATGGTGGCGCTGAGCTGGGGGGCAGCCTTTGCCAACTCCCTTCTCCAATCCATTCTCACCTGGAGCCTCCCCTTCTGTGGCCACAATATCATCAACCACTTCTTCTGTGAGATCTTAGCAGTGCTAAAACTAGCCTGTGGGGACATCTCTCTCAATGCACTGTTAATAATGGTGGCTTCATCTGTCCTGACGCTGGCACCGCTGCTGCTCATCTTCCTGTCCTACGTGTTCATCCTTACTGCCATCCTGAGGGTGCCCTCTGCTGCCGGCCGGCACAAAGCCTTCTCTACCTGCTCTGCCCACCTCACAGTGGTGGTGATTTTCTATGGGACTATCTCCTTCATGTACTTCAAGCCCAAGGCCAAGGACCTCTACTTGGATAAGCTCCTTGCATTGTTCTACGGGGTCGTGACCCCCTCGCTGAACCCCATCATCTACAGCCTAAGGAACGAAGAGGTGAAAGCTGCCACTATAGCTCTGCTGAGGGGAGATCTCTCCAGGAAGATGGCCCCCTTTCCtgttgttctctaa
- the LOC113897835 gene encoding LOW QUALITY PROTEIN: olfactory receptor 2S2-like (The sequence of the model RefSeq protein was modified relative to this genomic sequence to represent the inferred CDS: inserted 1 base in 1 codon): MLLGSQAHWCFYPNLHGADGKRKTMRRMKSETNGANQTVVTDFALLGLHDHHNLEMVLFVLCLGIYSMNVLGNALLIGLNMLDPHLHTPMYFFLSNLXLMDISGTFSFMPLIMVNFLETQSTISFPGYALQMYLTLALGSTECVLLAMMACDRYVAICQPLRYSELMSWHTSMWMVALSWGAGLANSLLHSNLTWSLPFCGHNIINHFFCEILAVLKLACGDISLNALILMVASAVLTLAPLLLIFLSYVFILTAILRVPSAAGRHKAFSTCSAHLRVVVIFYGTLSFMYFKPKAKELNLDKLIALFYGVVTPSLNPIIYSLRNAEVKAATIALLRGDLLSRKMSRFPVVL; this comes from the exons ATGTTGCTTGGCTCCCAGGCCCACTGGTGCTTTTATCCAAACCTTCATGGTGCAGATgggaaaagaaagacaatgagaCGGATGAAGAGTGAGACGAATGGGGCAAACCAGACGGTCGTGACAGACTTTGCCCTGCTGGGGCTACACGACCACCACAACCTAGAGATGGTCCTGTTTGTACTCTGCCTGGGCATCTACTCCATGAACGTGCTGGGGAACGCCCTCCTCATCGGGCTGAACATGCTGGACCCCcacctgcacacccccatgtacttcttcctcagcaACC GCCTCATGGACATCTCTGGCACATTCTCTTTCATGCCTCTCATAATGGTCAACTTCTTGGAAACCCAAAGCACCATCTCCTTCCCTGGCTATGCCCTACAGATGTACCTGACCCTGGCACTGGGCTCCACGGAGTGCGTGCTCCTGGCCATGATGGCGTGTGACCGGTACGTGGCCATCTGCCAGCCGCTTCGCTACTCAGAGCTCATGAGTTGGCACACGAGCATGTGGATGGTGGCGCTGAGCTGGGGGGCAGGCTTGGCCAACTCCCTTCTCCATTCCAATCTCACCTGGAGCCTTCCCTTCTGTGGCCACAATATCATCAACCACTTCTTCTGTGAGATCTTGGCAGTGCTAAAACTAGCCTGTGGGGACATCTCTCTCAATGCACTGATATTAATGGTGGCTTCAGCTGTCTTGACGCTGGCCCCACTGCTGCTCATCTTTCTGTCCTACGTGTTCATCCTCACTGCCATCCTGAGGGTGCCCTCTGCTGCCGGCCGGCACAAAGCCTTCTCTACCTGCTCTGCCCACCTCAGAGTGGTGGTGATTTTCTATGGAACTCTCTCCTTCATGTACTTCAAGCCCAAAGCCAAGGAACTCAACTTGGATAAGCTTATTGCATTGTTCTATGGGGTCGTGACCCCCTCGCTGAACCCCATCATCTACAGCCTAAGGAACGCAGAAGTGAAAGCTGCCACCATAGCTCTGCTGAGGGGAGATCTCCTCTCCAGGAAAATGTCTCGCTTTCCCGTTGTTCTCTAA
- the LOC113897445 gene encoding LOW QUALITY PROTEIN: olfactory receptor 2S2-like (The sequence of the model RefSeq protein was modified relative to this genomic sequence to represent the inferred CDS: inserted 1 base in 1 codon) — protein sequence MESETNGANQTIVTEFVLLGLHEHHNLEMVLFVLCLGIYSVNVLGNALLIGLNMLDPXLHTPMYFFLSNLALMDISGTSSFVPLMLVNFLETQSTISFPGCALQMYLTLALGSTGCVLLAMMACDQYVAICQPLRYSELMNSQTCTWTAVLSWGAGFANSLLHSNLTWSLPFCGHNIINHFFCEILAVLKLACGDISLNTLLTVVSAVVLTLAPLLFIFLSYVCILTAILRVPSAAGRHKAFSTCSAHLTVVVIFYGTISFMYFKPKAKELNLDKLIALFYGVVTPSLNPIIYSLRKAEVKAATIALLRGDLSRKMSRFPVVL from the exons atggagAGTGAGACGAATGGGGCAAACCAGACGATCGTGACAGAGTTTGTCCTACTGGGGCTACACGAACACCACAACCTAGAGATGGTTCTGTTTGTGCTCTGCCTGGGCATCTACTCTGTGAATGTGCTGGGGAACGCCCTCCTCATTGGGCTGAACATGCTGGACC gcctgcacacccccatgtacttcttcctcagcaACCTCGCCCTCATGGACATCTCTGGCACATCCTCCTTCGTGCCTCTCATGCTGGTCAACTTCCTGGAAACCCAAAGCACCATCTCCTTCCCTGGCTGTGCCCTGCAGATGTACCTGACCCTGGCGCTGGGCTCCACGGGGTGTGTGCTCCTCGCCATGATGGCGTGTGACCAGTACGTGGCCATCTGCCAGCCGCTTCGCTACTCAGAACTCATGAACTCGCAGACGTGCACGTGGACGGCGGTGCTGAGCTGGGGGGCAGGCTTTGCCAACTCCCTTCTCCATTCCAATCTCACCTGGAGCCTTCCCTTCTGTGGTCACAATATCATCAATCACTTCTTCTGTGAGATCTTGGCAGTGCTGAAACTAGCCTGTGGGGACATCTCTCTCAACACGCTGCTAACAGTGGTGTCTGCAGTTGTCTTGACGCTGGCCCCGCTGCTGTTTATCTTCCTGTCCTACGTGTGCATCCTCACTGCCATCCTGAGGGTGCCCTCTGCTGCTGGCCGGCACAAAGCCTTCTCTACCTGCTCTGCCCACCTCACAGTGGTGGTGATTTTCTATGGGACTATCTCCTTCATGTACTTCAAGCCCAAAGCCAAGGAACTCAACTTGGATAAGCTTATTGCATTGTTCTATGGGGTCGTGACCCCCTCGCTGAACCCCATCATCTACAGCCTAAGGAAGGCAGAAGTGAAAGCTGCCACCATAGCTCTGCTGAGGGGAGATCTCTCCAGGAAAATGTCTCGCTTTCCCGTTGTTCTCTAA